Proteins encoded together in one Gemmatimonadota bacterium DH-78 window:
- a CDS encoding MbnP family copper-binding protein, with protein MLNIIRTTRGVALGAALLTVAACEDDPVEPAMPIEVTLDFAAVVDEAAFSCGNSYDNVGTSNTTITPVDFRFYVHDVELIAADGSSVELELTQDGTWQRDNVVLLDFENGSGPCVNGTAAMNTTVRGTAPDATYTGVRFTLGVPEELNHADQTTAAAPLDLTSLFWSWNGGYKFLRIDHTSDAQPEGWFVHLGSTGCTPTGDPTVPATSCSNEHRPTFEFLDFDLGIDEIVADYGALLANSDLAQNSGAKGCMSFPGDPECAVVMNAFGLAYEGSQPSGQSFFSIR; from the coding sequence ATGCTGAACATCATCCGTACGACCCGTGGCGTGGCGCTCGGCGCCGCCCTCCTGACCGTGGCCGCCTGCGAGGACGATCCCGTCGAGCCGGCCATGCCGATCGAGGTCACCCTCGACTTCGCCGCCGTCGTCGATGAAGCCGCATTCAGCTGCGGCAACAGCTACGACAACGTCGGCACCTCGAACACCACCATCACCCCGGTCGACTTCCGCTTCTACGTGCACGATGTGGAGCTGATCGCGGCGGACGGCTCGTCGGTCGAGCTCGAGCTCACGCAGGACGGCACCTGGCAGCGCGACAACGTGGTGCTGCTCGACTTCGAGAACGGCTCGGGCCCCTGCGTGAACGGCACCGCCGCGATGAACACCACGGTGCGAGGCACGGCGCCCGACGCCACCTACACGGGGGTGCGCTTCACCCTCGGCGTGCCGGAGGAGCTCAACCACGCCGATCAGACCACGGCGGCGGCGCCACTGGATCTCACCTCGCTCTTCTGGTCGTGGAACGGGGGCTACAAGTTTCTGCGCATCGACCACACCTCCGACGCCCAGCCCGAGGGGTGGTTCGTGCACCTCGGCAGCACCGGATGCACGCCGACCGGAGATCCGACCGTGCCGGCCACCTCGTGCAGCAACGAGCACCGGCCCACCTTCGAGTTCCTCGATTTCGATCTGGGTATCGACGAGATCGTGGCCGACTATGGTGCCCTCCTCGCCAACAGCGATCTGGCGCAGAACTCGGGGGCGAAGGGGTGCATGTCGTTCCCGGGCGACCCGGAGTGCGCGGTGGTGATGAACGCCTTCGGCCTCGCCTACGAGGGAAGCCAGCCGTCCGGCCAGTCGTTCTTCTCGATCCGCTGA
- a CDS encoding formate/nitrite transporter family protein, with product MKDDTSGPAELQRVMDRSALGAPAAGRAVRDIFSADEIFQRITATADEEFQRPIRLLFLSGIAAGLSIGLSLVARAALTGATPMDDSGLIGNLLYPIGFLLIVTGRYQLFTENTLTPVTLVLTRIASIPVLLRVWGVVLAANVIGAALVAWVLANTGVLEPAAAEAARGFGEHALSVPGGDLFWKALFAGWVVASMVWLTHAARDATARVLIVFALMYLIPSADLFHCIIGACEVLFLWFQGLATLGDSARFFGTVVAGNTVGGVLLVGILNFAQTRDARFPDRDCGQLQLTWKEWLFGLASGRPGAPPPDGSPIGNGEPELDPAPSPGDHGLGPVDAEVTLVQYGDYECPTSRKIFLQARRAARRIEGEVRYVFRHFPLSQQHPHAQRAACAAEAAGLQGAFWEMHDELFGHQDRLDDEDLVSYAGALGLDEARFREDLEDDACARRVSEDRRSGIRSGVRRSTNLFINGQRYWGEFDPDRIAAAAWRLRRRPPE from the coding sequence ATGAAGGACGACACGAGCGGACCGGCGGAACTCCAGCGGGTCATGGATCGGTCGGCGCTCGGGGCCCCGGCCGCCGGGCGCGCCGTGCGCGACATCTTCTCCGCCGACGAGATCTTCCAGCGGATCACCGCCACGGCCGACGAAGAGTTTCAGCGCCCCATCCGGCTGCTCTTTCTCAGCGGGATCGCGGCGGGCCTCTCGATCGGGCTCTCGCTGGTGGCCCGGGCGGCGCTGACGGGCGCCACCCCGATGGACGACTCGGGACTGATCGGAAACCTGCTCTATCCGATCGGCTTCCTGCTCATCGTGACCGGGCGCTACCAGCTGTTCACCGAGAACACCCTCACCCCGGTCACCCTCGTTCTCACCCGGATCGCGAGCATCCCCGTGCTGCTCCGGGTGTGGGGCGTGGTGCTCGCGGCGAATGTGATCGGTGCGGCGCTCGTGGCCTGGGTGCTCGCCAACACCGGGGTGCTCGAACCGGCCGCCGCCGAGGCCGCGCGAGGGTTCGGCGAGCACGCGCTGTCGGTGCCGGGCGGCGATCTCTTCTGGAAGGCCCTCTTCGCGGGCTGGGTGGTGGCCTCGATGGTGTGGCTCACCCATGCGGCGCGCGACGCCACGGCGCGGGTGTTGATCGTGTTCGCGCTGATGTACCTGATCCCCTCGGCCGATCTCTTCCACTGCATCATCGGCGCCTGCGAGGTGCTCTTCCTCTGGTTCCAGGGGCTGGCCACGCTGGGCGACTCGGCCCGCTTCTTCGGCACCGTCGTGGCGGGCAACACGGTGGGCGGCGTGCTGCTCGTCGGGATTCTGAACTTCGCCCAGACCCGCGACGCGCGGTTCCCCGACCGCGACTGCGGTCAGCTGCAGCTCACCTGGAAGGAGTGGCTCTTCGGGCTCGCCAGTGGGCGGCCGGGTGCCCCTCCGCCGGACGGCAGTCCCATCGGAAACGGCGAACCCGAGCTCGACCCCGCGCCCTCTCCGGGCGACCACGGACTGGGGCCGGTGGACGCCGAGGTCACGCTGGTCCAGTACGGCGACTACGAGTGCCCCACGAGTCGGAAGATCTTTCTCCAGGCGCGACGCGCGGCGCGACGAATCGAGGGCGAGGTGCGCTACGTCTTCCGCCACTTTCCCCTCTCGCAGCAGCACCCCCACGCACAGCGGGCCGCCTGCGCCGCCGAAGCCGCCGGTCTTCAGGGCGCCTTCTGGGAGATGCACGACGAGCTCTTCGGGCACCAGGACCGGCTCGACGACGAGGATCTCGTCAGCTACGCGGGCGCGCTCGGCCTCGACGAGGCCCGCTTCCGCGAGGACCTGGAAGACGACGCCTGCGCACGGCGGGTGAGCGAGGACCGTCGCAGCGGGATCCGGAGCGGCGTGCGACGGAGCACCAACCTGTTCATCAACGGGCAGCGGTACTGGGGAGAGTTCGACCCCGACCGCATCGCGGCGGCGGCCTGGCGCCTGCGTCGGCGGCCGCCGGAGTAA
- a CDS encoding FtsX-like permease family protein: MPTPLPWERTHRLLASLLPRGDRPEAVHALFREWVGAAPDPAAARRRARRAVLDCARTVVRTRTVALARTLRRPPIATGTAAAALRHTARSLRTRPLQAAVVVGTLALAIGANAVLFSATESLLLRPLPYAEAEQVVRVRGASVVSFRGDGRFAVDEVFADAPGVVATAFYTPEGSATLTGTRNRRVRLAHVSPDFFEVLGVAPSLGGGMRGLPVDTRGALLGHDLWRTDFAADPGVLGRDVILNGIAYPIVGVAPPEVRFPGDVDLWLSYPAEFEFLGGAFGAEAIGRLQPGVDPAPVLEALERDRAEQMGEAPVGVEGRRPPPPIELQSLPELLTGGVRRPILLLFGAAVVVLLLGALNLASVWVGAMVERAAEFRTRRALGASRGRLAAQVVAETTALSALGGLAALGVAALGTRVLAARLSADLVGATGLGVTPGTVVFALALALGLGVGVGLVAALRGGTSGAAGSRGGLVRGRVRLDSALVVGQGALALVLLVGSLVTARSLHRLVEVPLGFDTEATVSLTVRVPAAEASDGAAVLAYADALLARLSEVPGVATVGFTSRLPLSTGTAAGATFRRAGTPDSTAVGSLMATASPDYFVAAGIPMIAGRGVEEEPAEGEVVVNEALARALFDTPGEAVGATIEEARYSGGSVEWAPVRIRGVVGAVRAAGPRNPAGPSHYLAPDRWPVREIGFAAEVRGDPAALVPNVLAAALEVNPRIVPFDVRTLGEAAARYVRTDRTLSRVIAGFSTAGLLLAALGLYGAVARSVASRRRELGVRLAMGADPSRLVRQVVHRGLRLGGLAVLCGIPVALVTSSALESRLFETSAHDPALIALAAVVVALVAAVAAWLPARRITRIDPRESLRAD, from the coding sequence ATGCCGACCCCACTCCCCTGGGAACGCACCCATCGACTCCTCGCGAGCCTGCTCCCACGCGGCGATCGGCCCGAGGCCGTCCACGCCCTGTTCCGGGAGTGGGTCGGCGCGGCTCCCGACCCCGCCGCCGCGCGCCGCCGAGCCCGACGCGCGGTGCTCGACTGCGCCCGCACGGTCGTCCGCACGCGAACCGTCGCACTCGCCCGCACCCTGCGGCGCCCACCGATCGCCACGGGCACCGCGGCCGCCGCTCTCCGGCACACGGCCCGCAGTCTTCGCACCCGCCCCCTGCAGGCCGCCGTCGTGGTCGGCACCCTGGCCCTCGCCATCGGCGCCAACGCGGTGCTCTTCTCGGCCACGGAGTCGCTGCTGCTGCGCCCCCTTCCCTATGCCGAGGCGGAGCAGGTGGTCCGCGTGCGGGGGGCGAGCGTGGTGTCGTTTCGTGGCGACGGGAGGTTCGCGGTAGACGAGGTGTTCGCCGACGCGCCCGGGGTGGTGGCCACCGCCTTCTACACGCCCGAGGGCTCGGCCACCCTCACGGGCACCCGCAACCGGCGCGTCCGGCTCGCGCACGTGTCGCCCGACTTCTTCGAGGTGCTCGGCGTCGCACCTTCCCTCGGCGGAGGAATGCGGGGACTCCCGGTCGACACCCGCGGTGCCCTGCTCGGTCACGACCTGTGGCGTACCGATTTCGCCGCCGACCCCGGCGTGCTCGGACGCGATGTGATCCTCAACGGCATCGCCTACCCCATCGTGGGGGTCGCGCCGCCCGAAGTCCGCTTTCCAGGCGACGTGGATCTGTGGCTCAGTTACCCCGCCGAGTTCGAGTTCCTGGGCGGCGCCTTCGGGGCGGAGGCGATCGGGCGCCTCCAACCGGGCGTCGACCCCGCGCCGGTGCTGGAGGCGCTCGAACGCGACCGCGCGGAGCAGATGGGCGAGGCCCCCGTCGGGGTGGAAGGCCGACGCCCGCCCCCGCCCATCGAGTTGCAGTCGCTGCCGGAACTGCTGACCGGCGGAGTGCGTCGACCGATTCTGCTCCTCTTCGGGGCCGCCGTCGTGGTGCTGCTGCTCGGCGCCCTGAACCTCGCCTCGGTCTGGGTCGGCGCCATGGTCGAACGCGCCGCCGAGTTTCGGACCCGACGCGCGCTGGGGGCCTCGCGCGGCCGGCTCGCCGCTCAGGTGGTGGCCGAGACGACCGCACTGTCGGCGCTGGGCGGGCTCGCCGCCCTCGGTGTCGCCGCGCTCGGTACCCGTGTCCTCGCCGCCCGTCTCTCTGCCGATCTCGTGGGGGCGACCGGTCTGGGGGTGACCCCGGGCACCGTCGTCTTCGCGCTGGCGCTGGCCCTCGGGCTCGGGGTGGGGGTCGGGCTCGTGGCGGCGCTGCGCGGAGGCACTTCGGGCGCGGCCGGATCCCGCGGGGGGCTCGTCCGCGGGCGAGTACGGCTCGACTCCGCGCTGGTCGTCGGCCAGGGCGCGCTCGCTCTGGTACTGCTGGTGGGCTCGCTGGTCACCGCGCGGTCTCTGCACCGATTGGTGGAGGTGCCGCTCGGCTTCGATACCGAGGCCACGGTGAGTCTCACGGTGCGAGTGCCCGCGGCGGAGGCGTCCGACGGTGCCGCGGTGCTGGCCTACGCCGACGCCCTTCTCGCCCGCTTGAGCGAGGTGCCGGGCGTGGCGACCGTCGGCTTCACGAGCCGGCTGCCGCTGTCCACCGGGACCGCCGCGGGCGCGACCTTCCGGCGGGCCGGCACCCCCGACAGCACCGCCGTCGGGTCGTTGATGGCCACGGCCAGCCCGGACTACTTCGTCGCGGCCGGGATTCCGATGATCGCGGGCCGGGGCGTCGAGGAGGAACCGGCCGAGGGTGAGGTCGTGGTGAACGAAGCGCTCGCCCGCGCCCTCTTCGACACCCCGGGCGAGGCGGTCGGGGCCACCATCGAAGAGGCGCGCTACTCCGGGGGGAGCGTGGAGTGGGCGCCGGTCCGCATCCGCGGGGTGGTGGGTGCCGTGCGAGCGGCCGGCCCCCGCAACCCGGCCGGGCCGTCGCACTATCTCGCTCCCGACCGCTGGCCCGTGCGCGAGATCGGCTTCGCTGCCGAGGTGCGGGGCGACCCCGCCGCCCTCGTGCCGAACGTGCTGGCGGCGGCCCTCGAGGTGAACCCGCGCATCGTGCCTTTCGACGTGCGCACGCTGGGCGAGGCCGCGGCCCGCTACGTGCGCACCGATCGCACGCTCTCGCGGGTGATCGCCGGCTTCTCGACCGCCGGCCTCCTCCTCGCGGCGCTGGGGCTGTACGGGGCGGTGGCCCGCTCCGTGGCGAGCCGTCGGCGCGAACTCGGCGTCCGGCTCGCGATGGGTGCCGACCCCTCGCGCCTCGTGCGTCAGGTGGTGCATCGAGGACTCCGGCTGGGCGGCCTCGCCGTGCTGTGCGGAATCCCGGTGGCGCTGGTGACGTCGTCGGCGCTGGAGTCGCGGTTGTTCGAGACCTCCGCGCACGATCCCGCGCTCATCGCCCTCGCCGCCGTCGTGGTCGCCCTCGTGGCGGCGGTCGCGGCCTGGCTCCCCGCCCGCCGCATCACCCGGATCGATCCGCGGGAGTCGCTGCGGGCCGACTGA
- a CDS encoding PadR family transcriptional regulator, whose amino-acid sequence MATLKPTPAILYTLLVLAEGPSHGYAILSELERRSGGAVSLGPSSLYYTLGRLADRGLVEDCEGIGDSGADDPHAEQRRYVALTPKGRAWLESELSRMTDLVAAARASGLDVGG is encoded by the coding sequence ATGGCCACTCTGAAGCCCACCCCCGCGATCCTCTACACCCTCCTCGTGCTCGCCGAGGGGCCGAGCCACGGCTACGCGATCCTCTCCGAACTGGAGCGACGCTCCGGGGGTGCGGTCTCGCTGGGCCCCAGCTCGCTCTACTACACGCTGGGCCGCCTTGCCGATCGAGGCCTCGTGGAAGACTGCGAGGGGATCGGCGACAGCGGTGCCGACGATCCACACGCCGAGCAGAGGCGGTACGTGGCGCTCACGCCGAAGGGCCGCGCCTGGCTCGAGTCCGAACTCTCGCGCATGACCGACCTCGTGGCGGCGGCGCGCGCCTCCGGGCTCGACGTGGGAGGCTGA
- a CDS encoding PIN domain-containing protein, whose protein sequence is MGVLIDTSVLIGFERGLLDLDQLAAERVATRGEEPFYLSAISASELLHGVHRASNAVPRALRAAFVEGVLDAFPVLPVDLLTARTHAELGAALAREGTPIGSHDLWIAAAAVGRGLSLATLDLRHFQRVPGLVVEDWG, encoded by the coding sequence GTGGGAGTCCTGATCGACACCTCGGTTCTCATCGGATTCGAGCGGGGGCTTCTGGACCTCGACCAGCTCGCCGCGGAGCGAGTGGCGACGCGTGGCGAGGAGCCGTTCTATCTGTCGGCGATCTCGGCGAGCGAGCTTCTCCACGGCGTGCACCGAGCGAGCAATGCGGTGCCGCGGGCACTTCGAGCGGCGTTCGTGGAAGGAGTTCTGGATGCCTTTCCGGTTCTTCCCGTCGATCTCCTGACGGCCCGAACCCACGCCGAGCTCGGTGCGGCACTCGCGCGGGAGGGAACGCCGATCGGCAGTCATGATCTCTGGATCGCGGCTGCGGCGGTGGGCCGGGGACTCTCACTCGCCACCCTCGATCTCCGGCACTTCCAACGCGTGCCGGGGCTGGTTGTGGAGGACTGGGGGTAG
- a CDS encoding type II toxin-antitoxin system HipA family toxin yields the protein MGDPMSELLVLVDGEPAARVVQAHSGDLSLVYDRSWQDRPDSFAISLSMPLSRLEHGDAAVRPFMEGLLPDSADILAQWGRRFQVSPRNPFALLAHMGEDCAGAVQFVRPDRFPVVARPEGRDVEWLSDDDIAERLRNLVEQHGVGRMPGDRGQFSLAGAQPKMPLLFDGGRWGIPSGAKPTTHILKPSAQRDLDGFELNEHFCLRLASALDLAAADSSLGQFGDGTALVVTRYDRARTHDGTVLRLHQEDICQALAVSPLRKYQNEGGPGPEDVVALLLRESSEPQLDVAAFVDALALNWAIGGTDAHAKNFSLLLSAGTVRLAPLYDLVSILPYQRHLHYRTAKLAMRVDREYHLWKIERRHWEGLAARCDLDPEPVVERVGQLLAAIPEAVDRVMEELVGEGAAGVALDGIASEIRAHGERCLRMLDR from the coding sequence GTGGGCGACCCGATGAGTGAGCTCCTCGTGCTTGTCGACGGCGAGCCGGCAGCGCGAGTGGTCCAGGCTCACTCCGGTGACCTCTCGTTGGTGTACGATCGATCGTGGCAGGACAGGCCGGATTCGTTTGCGATTTCTCTTTCGATGCCGCTCTCCCGACTCGAGCATGGCGACGCCGCGGTGCGTCCGTTCATGGAGGGACTGCTTCCGGACAGCGCAGACATCCTGGCTCAGTGGGGTCGGCGGTTTCAGGTGTCTCCCCGGAACCCGTTCGCACTCCTGGCTCACATGGGTGAAGACTGCGCCGGCGCCGTCCAGTTCGTTCGCCCGGACCGATTCCCGGTCGTTGCGAGGCCAGAGGGCCGCGATGTGGAGTGGCTTTCTGACGACGACATCGCTGAGCGGCTCCGGAATTTGGTCGAGCAGCACGGCGTCGGCCGCATGCCCGGCGATCGAGGGCAGTTCAGCCTCGCCGGCGCCCAACCGAAGATGCCGTTGCTCTTCGACGGCGGGCGGTGGGGCATTCCCTCGGGTGCGAAGCCCACGACACACATCCTGAAGCCCTCGGCCCAGCGGGATCTCGACGGCTTCGAGCTCAACGAGCACTTCTGTCTCCGGCTTGCTTCAGCCTTGGACCTCGCGGCAGCGGACTCGAGCCTCGGGCAGTTCGGTGACGGGACCGCCCTGGTCGTGACTCGATACGATCGGGCGCGGACGCACGACGGCACGGTTCTTCGACTCCATCAGGAAGACATCTGCCAGGCGCTAGCCGTATCACCGCTCCGCAAGTACCAGAACGAGGGCGGTCCCGGCCCGGAGGATGTCGTTGCGCTCCTTCTGCGGGAGTCGAGTGAGCCGCAGCTCGACGTCGCAGCCTTCGTCGATGCGCTCGCGCTGAACTGGGCCATCGGCGGCACGGACGCGCACGCGAAGAACTTCTCCCTGCTCCTGTCGGCCGGTACGGTCCGGCTCGCCCCGCTGTACGACCTGGTCAGCATCCTCCCCTACCAGCGGCACCTGCACTACAGGACGGCGAAGCTGGCGATGAGGGTGGATCGCGAGTACCACCTCTGGAAGATCGAACGTCGTCACTGGGAGGGCCTGGCGGCGCGTTGCGACCTCGACCCCGAGCCGGTCGTCGAGCGTGTCGGTCAGCTCCTGGCGGCGATTCCCGAGGCGGTGGATCGGGTGATGGAGGAACTGGTCGGGGAGGGGGCCGCAGGCGTGGCTCTGGACGGGATCGCGAGTGAGATCCGGGCCCACGGCGAACGGTGCCTCCGGATGCTCGACCGGTAG
- a CDS encoding helix-turn-helix domain-containing protein, which yields MILRNPGELADLFRDGRARAGWSQAELAKRAGVSRQWISLVENGKTSVEFDLVIDTLRELGYHLTVGTTAPTATPWIDGGRHAAPPQRSHEPSTRTPLTRRGQPLTPRATRRLGDDRGRPDE from the coding sequence ATGATTCTGCGCAATCCCGGAGAGCTGGCAGACCTGTTCAGAGATGGGCGGGCCCGCGCGGGCTGGTCTCAGGCCGAACTCGCGAAGAGGGCCGGCGTATCGCGCCAGTGGATCTCGCTCGTGGAGAACGGTAAGACGAGCGTGGAGTTCGATCTCGTGATCGACACGCTCCGGGAGTTGGGATACCACCTGACTGTGGGCACGACGGCGCCGACAGCGACCCCATGGATCGATGGCGGTCGCCATGCCGCACCCCCGCAGCGGTCGCACGAGCCGTCCACGAGGACGCCACTGACTCGGCGTGGCCAACCGCTGACGCCGCGGGCGACGCGGCGCCTGGGTGACGACCGTGGGCGACCCGATGAGTGA
- a CDS encoding VOC family protein translates to MTQPLALDHLLYATPDVDATTAELEERFGVRFNPGGRHPNWGTRNRILPLGGSVYLEVIGPDEEQPEQAGNRILDVDRMQGPAMRWWAVRTRRLVGAVEALRAASLDPGSIIQGKRHRPDGTLLSWSMTDPRARSLDGILPLLIDWEQTTHPGAEASGVTLRDLRIEHPDPARFAVAFDRFGLPEVARGEVAAIVTTFDTPNGAITLR, encoded by the coding sequence ATGACCCAACCGCTCGCGCTCGACCACCTGCTCTACGCCACCCCCGACGTCGACGCGACCACGGCCGAGCTCGAGGAGCGCTTCGGCGTGCGCTTCAACCCGGGTGGCCGGCATCCGAACTGGGGCACCCGCAATCGCATTCTGCCGCTGGGCGGCTCGGTCTACCTCGAGGTGATCGGGCCCGACGAGGAGCAGCCGGAACAGGCCGGCAACCGCATTCTCGACGTCGACCGCATGCAGGGCCCGGCCATGCGCTGGTGGGCGGTTCGGACCCGGCGCCTCGTCGGTGCGGTGGAGGCCCTTCGCGCGGCCTCGCTCGATCCCGGGTCGATCATCCAGGGCAAGCGCCATCGGCCCGACGGCACCCTGCTCAGCTGGTCGATGACCGATCCTCGTGCGCGCAGTCTCGACGGCATTCTGCCGCTGCTGATCGACTGGGAGCAGACCACGCACCCCGGGGCGGAAGCATCGGGCGTGACGCTCCGAGACCTCAGGATCGAGCACCCCGACCCGGCCCGTTTCGCGGTCGCCTTCGATCGCTTCGGGCTGCCCGAGGTGGCGCGGGGCGAGGTGGCCGCGATCGTGACCACCTTCGACACCCCCAACGGCGCCATCACGCTCCGCTGA